Proteins from a single region of Macadamia integrifolia cultivar HAES 741 unplaced genomic scaffold, SCU_Mint_v3 scaffold961, whole genome shotgun sequence:
- the LOC122070656 gene encoding uncharacterized protein LOC122070656 — MFTGLRRSSRTKSSLVIVVRFYRRMIKMDEHEEADSSAENPPIGNEEIEDEHAELTATPLKKYVTFVVDRKEGNSCKWTCNFGCRSEPYTGTYSRVRAHLIGLLPGQKSQGIIICPKVKKEEREKMKAEEDEAKRVFGSSSRRVPVSSSPIGLTTWKTSTSIVVERGRNALDASKTSSADDVDGVIARFFYGNGIPFDVAKSPFWGDMVKAINEAPRGYKPPCADKIATTLLLEEKTKVDQALMFIKQRWRTYGVSVVSDGWTNLKNQPLMNFIAVSDGKAVFINVIDCSGDEKSSEFIANLLLEAIESVGTQKVFQVLTDNSSICRDAGKIIETRYPHIFWSGSMAHGLSLLMKDIVKSAKPNLAFVGENYERAKRIMRYINNHSSAMYIFRTFPALDVIRVSKSRFGHHFVVLEGIARVKNALVNLVLSEEWEKLKRGGSKSNLEHEEVKRTILDDDFWKMVTTILAFIKPIWEMICFCDSDKATIGEVYPKLDAMLGCIKDALLDSIEAYQVVSDLFIAQWKQMNIPLYGLAYVLTPFYYSGSWLTGLAQVGEKRNKPHADPDVHKAYLDALDRLVSDSKKAAVVRQQLSDFVSNRGVFARPQAIKDRETMSALSWWDLYGVTAPELYGLAVRVLSQSVNTSCVESGWSTYGYIHDVKRNRLNPNIAKSLTYVHYNNRLLTRYREDFESMYKDWDAIVSDDDLDNDMKGVQDRENSLLYNEEEEVSIATSGFPSYAPSHGSSALSQAHRLHEIAQVKRPRSSRD, encoded by the coding sequence gaTCAAAATGGATGAACATGAGGAAGCTGATTCATCAGCAGAGAACCCACCAATTGGGAATGAAGAAATTGAGGATGAGCATGCAGAACTAACTGCCACTCCCCTTAAAAAATATGTTACATTTGTTGTGGATAGGAAGGAGGGAAATTCTTGCAAGTGGACATGTAATTTTGGTTGCAGATCAGAACCGTACACTGGGACATATTCTCGTGTTAGAGCACACCTGATTGGGTTATTACCTGGACAGAAATCACAAGGAATAATAATATGTCCGAAagtaaagaaggaagaaagggagaagatgaaagcagaagaagatgaagctaaGCGAGTTTTTGGAAGTAGTTCACGTAGGGTACCCGTTTCAAGTAGTCCTATTGGTTTGACAACATGGAAGACTAGTACAAGTATTGTAGTAGAAAGGGGGAGGAATGCGCTTGATGCGTCTAAAACATCTTCAGCAGATGATGTTGATGGGGTAATTGCAAGATTTTTCTATGGAAATGGGATACCTTTTGATGTGGCAAAGTCTCCTTTTTGGGGCGATATGGTGAAGGCCATTAATGAGGCACCTAGAGGATACAAGCCACCATGTGCAGATAAGATAGCGACAACACTTCTTTTGGAGGAAAAAACTAAAGTGGATCAGGCACTGATGTTTATAAAACAACGATGGCGGACTTACGGGGTTTCAGTTGTTTCAGATGGTTGGACAAACCTCAAGAATCAACCTTTAATGAATTTTATAGCAGTTTCAGATGGTAAGGCAGTTTTTATTAATGTCATTGATTGTTCAGGAGATGAGAAATCAAGTGAATTTATAGCTAATTTGCTGCTTGAGGCCATTGAATCTGTGGGAACACAGAAGGTATTCCAAGTTCTGACTGATAACTCAAGTATCTGTAGGGATGCGGGAAAAATCATTGAAACCAGATACCCTCATATATTTTGGTCTGGTTCCATGGCTCATGGTTTAAGCCTTTTGATGAAAGATATTGTAAAATCAGCGAAACCAAACTTGGCTTTTGTTGGTGAAAACTATGAGAGGGCAAAGAGAATCATGAGATACATAAATAATCATAGTTCCGCCATGTACATTTTTAGAACATTCCCGGCATTAGATGTTATTCGAGTTAGTAAGTCTAGATTTGGGCATCATTTTGTTGTATTAGAAGGCATTGCTCGGGTGAAGAATGCCTTAGTCAACTTGGTTTTGAGTGAGGAATGGGAGAAGCTCAAAAGAGGTGGGTCAAAGTCAAATTTGGAGCATGAAGAGGTGAAAAGAACTATTTTAGATGATGATTTTTGGAAGATGGTAACGACAATATTAGCATTCATAAAGCCAATTTGGGAGATGATCTGCTTCTGTGACTCGGATAAAGCTACTATAGGAGAAGTTTATCCAAAATTGGATGCCATGTTAGGATGCATTAAAGATGCTTTGTTGGATAGCATCGAGGCGTATCAAGTTGTTAGCGATCTTTTTAttgcacaatggaagcagatgaACATTCCTTTGTATGGTCTTGCGTATGTTCTTACTCCTTTTTACTATTCAGGGTCTTGGTTAACAGGTTTGGCTCAAGTGGGAGAGAAAAGGAATAAGCCCCATGCAGATCCTGATGTTCATAAGGCTTACTTAGATGCACTGGATCGACTTGTTAGTGATTCAAAGAAAGCAGCTGTAGTACGTCAGCAACTTAGTGATTTTGTCAGTAATAGGGGTGTCTTTGCTCGTCCTCAGGCCATCAAAGATAGAGAAACGATGTCTGCATTATCATGGTGGGACTTATATGGTGTGACTGCGCCTGAGCTATATGGTCTGGCAGTTAGAGTGTTATCACAAAGTGTGAATACCTCATGTGTGGAGAGCGGTTGGAGCACCTATGGGTACATTCATGATGTCAAAAGGAATAGATTAAACCCTAATATCGCAAAATCTTTAACATATGTTCATTATAACAATCGATTACTGACACGATATAGGGAGGATTTTGAGAGTATGTATAAGGATTGGGATGCTATTGTGAGTGATGATGATTTAGACAATGATATGAAAGGTGTTCAAGATAGAGAGAATTCCTTACTTTATAATGAAGAGGAGGAGGTTAGCATTGCAACATCTGGCTTCCCTTCTTATGCCCCGAGTCATGGATCGTCTGCTTTATCACAAGCCCATCGACTTCATGAGATTGCACAAGTTAAAAGGCCAC